GTTCGCGGGCACGCCACCACTGTGGACGGACACCGCGTAGTCGCCGCCGGTGAACGGCTCGCGGTCCCAGGTCGAGAACCGCTCGACCAGCCGCAGCCCGGCCGCTTCAGCGTGCGCGTCGTAGTCGGCCACGGTGTACCCGCGGTCGAGGCTGAACCCGGCGATCAGCAGCCGGCCGACGTGCCGCGCCACACCGGCGACCAGGGCGTGCTGGGTGCCGGGCGGGGTGAACAGGGGGACGTTGCCCGCCATGACCACGACGTCGAAGACCCGGCCGAGGTCGAGTTCGGCGAGGTCGGACTCCACCCAGGTGATGGTCGGGTCCAGTCGGCGCGCGGTCGCCAGCATGGACGCGTCGACGTCCGCCCCGACCACCTCGATCCCGTGCCCGGCCAACTCGATCGCGACCCGCCCGGTGCCGCAGCCGGCGTCCAGCACGCTGGTCGGCCCGTAGGCCCGGACGAAGTTCGCCTCACCGTGGACGTCGGTGCCGCTCTTGGCCAGCTCGTCGAACCGGCGCTGGTACTCGTCGCCATCCCACTTGGTGTCCACCACTCGTCCAGTATGGGTGGATGACCACGGACTGGCTTGAATGGCATCACCAGTACGACGCTTCCGACTCCTCGCTGTCGGGCAGGCTCGCGGTGGTGCGACGGGATCTGCGGCGGGCGTTGGTCGAGGCGCCGTGCGACGAGGGCGGCAGCCGGAGTTTGATCAGCATCTGCGCCGGGGACGGGCGTGACGTCCTCCCCGTGCTGGCCGAGCAGGACGGCGGCGGTCAGGTGAGGGCGTGCCTGATCGAACTCGACCCCACCCTGTCCCAGCGCGCCCGCACGACGGCCGACGACCTGGGGTTGCCCGGGGTCCGGGTGCGGACGGCCGATGCGGGCGCGACCGACACCTACCTCGGCCTGCCGCCGGCGCACGTGCTCTTGGCGTGTGGCGTTTTCGGCAACATCACGGCGGACGACGTGCGGCGGACCGTGGCCACCCTGCCGGGCTTGCTGGCCCCGGGCGGCATCGTGATCTGGACCCGGGCGGGCCGGAGCACCGGCCACGACCCCAGCCAGGACGTCCGGTCCTGGTTCACCGACCACGGGTTCACCGAGCTGTCGTTCACCCGCCCCGCGCGACACCCGTTCAGGGTCGGGATGAACCGACTCGACGCCGACCCCCGACCGCTGACGCCGGGTACGCGCATGTTCACCTTCGTCTGACCGGGCAGTGCCCCCGGTCAGACGACCTGGTGGGCTTTCCACACGGCCCAGGCGTCGGTGTGGGATTCGGCGCCGTCGAAGAACGAGTCGGCGACCGGGGCGACGTTCACGTTGTCCAGGCCGCCCGTGACGTCGAAGAACGTCGGGCCGTACACCTCGAACGCGGTCGAGTCGGTGAGCGGTTGGTAGGGCACGGCCAGGTCCATCGACCACGGTGTCAGGCCGTACTCGACCGCCTCGACCGCCAGCGCGTCGCTGCGCCCCCACTGGAAGTTCACGAAGGCGTCCACGACGAGCACGGCCCGGACCGCGCCCGCTTCGTTGGTCTCCAGGGCGTGCTGGGCGGCGGCGGCCGCGTCCTTGAGGTCATCGGCTTGGATGCGTTCCAGGACGCGTTCGCCGTCGGGGAGTTCGTAGGCGAGGATCGGGATGAGCGTCTCGCCCTCGGACACGCACCAGACCCCGTGTGCGGTGATGTACCCCGCCATCGAAGCGATCTCGATCATGACCCCGAGTATGGACCGGACACGCGCGATCGCGTGGACGGTCGGGAACATTCGCCGCTCGACGTGCCGGTCGACCTACGCGCGCAACGTCCGCGCCACCCGTTCCACCAGGTCGTCCTCGGTCATCCCGGTGTCGACCTCGATCACGGGCAAGGCGAGCCGTTCCGCGTCCCCGCGAAGGCGTTCGGTGAACATGCGATCGCGGTCGAGCAGGTTGGCGAGGGCCCGTTCCGGATCACCGGTCCGGCGGGGGATGTCCCACAGCGTGCCGCGGCTGTCGAACGCGGTCCGGCGGAAGTCGGGGGTCGGGAGGAGCCACACGGCTTGGTCCGCGTGGGTGAGGTAGGGCGCGACGAGGTGCGGCAGGAGCCGGAAGCCCTCCACGACCACACCGGGTTGCTCCGGAAGGCGGAGGAGGTCTTCCACGATGAGGTGAAATCCCTCGCCCTCGAACCAGTGGAACGTCTTGAGCATGGTCTCCGGCGAACGGTCCGCCCACCGCTCGTCCATGCCCATGACCAGGAACTCCTGCAGGAACGGTGCTTCTTCGGGCGTGCACCGACCGACGTGGTCCGACATCGCGTCGTCCGTCGAGTAGAGGCGCAGCCCGTGCCGATCCGCCAGCCGACGGGCGATGGTCGACTTCCCCGCACCGCTGCCACCTCCGATCCAGCGGACATGGCGCAGCCGGGCGCGGACCTCGGTGGCGTCAGTCATCGTGCATTGGTAGCAGAGGCGACAGGCGGGAGAGGCGGTCGGTCAGGCGGG
This is a stretch of genomic DNA from Saccharothrix ecbatanensis. It encodes these proteins:
- a CDS encoding class I SAM-dependent methyltransferase, with translation MVDTKWDGDEYQRRFDELAKSGTDVHGEANFVRAYGPTSVLDAGCGTGRVAIELAGHGIEVVGADVDASMLATARRLDPTITWVESDLAELDLGRVFDVVVMAGNVPLFTPPGTQHALVAGVARHVGRLLIAGFSLDRGYTVADYDAHAEAAGLRLVERFSTWDREPFTGGDYAVSVHSGGVPAN
- a CDS encoding class I SAM-dependent methyltransferase, translating into MTTDWLEWHHQYDASDSSLSGRLAVVRRDLRRALVEAPCDEGGSRSLISICAGDGRDVLPVLAEQDGGGQVRACLIELDPTLSQRARTTADDLGLPGVRVRTADAGATDTYLGLPPAHVLLACGVFGNITADDVRRTVATLPGLLAPGGIVIWTRAGRSTGHDPSQDVRSWFTDHGFTELSFTRPARHPFRVGMNRLDADPRPLTPGTRMFTFV